A portion of the bacterium genome contains these proteins:
- a CDS encoding type II toxin-antitoxin system MqsA family antitoxin: MTEPQCPLCGAPALIHHEGQYKMYPPPNIPGGPFTVANAKWEACAACNEEILPAALLAELEAQRIERLGYLRPDEIRAVRERAGLTQTEMAIFVGVGEKTYCRWEAGRSLQNLSSDNLIRLADRVPEAFAQLSVQRDPQRQAVIDAYLADLGNQEGCSELALAAHGAELDVALADELRLRLRILASKGKDQ, encoded by the coding sequence ATGACCGAGCCCCAATGCCCCCTGTGCGGCGCGCCAGCCCTCATCCACCACGAGGGCCAGTACAAGATGTACCCGCCGCCCAACATCCCTGGCGGGCCGTTCACCGTGGCCAACGCCAAGTGGGAGGCGTGCGCCGCGTGCAACGAGGAGATCCTCCCCGCCGCGTTGCTCGCCGAGCTCGAAGCGCAGCGCATCGAACGGCTGGGTTACCTGCGACCTGATGAGATTCGCGCCGTGCGCGAGCGCGCGGGGCTGACGCAGACCGAGATGGCGATTTTCGTGGGCGTCGGCGAGAAGACGTATTGCCGGTGGGAGGCGGGCCGTTCGTTGCAGAACCTGTCGAGCGACAACCTCATCCGCCTGGCCGACCGCGTGCCCGAAGCGTTCGCCCAGCTGTCGGTACAGCGCGACCCGCAGCGTCAGGCCGTGATCGATGCCTATCTGGCCGACCTCGGTAACCAGGAAGGGTGCAGCGAACTGGCGCTGGCGGCGCACGGGGCCGAACTCGACGTGGCGCTGGCCGACGAGTTGCGCCTGCGCCTGCGCATCCTGGCATCGAAGGGGAAGGACCAGTGA
- a CDS encoding toxin-antitoxin system HicB family antitoxin, with product MPGYSQYIAWSAEDNQYVATCPELAHLMALGDTEEEAVSGLKVAIGLVLEDMAASGATPPIPSGHMAHSGQFRVRLPRTLHARLAMQAEREGVSLNTLVCTLLSEGSALWHAADHVTERFRVACGEGLDRE from the coding sequence ATGCCCGGCTACAGCCAGTACATCGCCTGGAGCGCCGAGGACAACCAATACGTGGCCACTTGCCCGGAGCTGGCTCACCTCATGGCCCTTGGCGACACGGAAGAAGAAGCCGTGAGCGGACTGAAGGTCGCCATCGGACTGGTCCTCGAGGACATGGCCGCATCCGGCGCCACGCCGCCCATACCTTCAGGCCACATGGCGCACAGCGGGCAGTTCCGCGTGCGCCTGCCGCGCACGTTGCACGCGCGGCTCGCCATGCAGGCCGAGCGCGAAGGTGTCTCACTGAACACCCTGGTCTGCACGTTGTTGTCCGAGGGCTCCGCGCTCTGGCATGCGGCGGACCATGTGACGGAGCGGTTCAGGGTGGCTTGTGGGGAGGGGCTCGACCGGGAGTGA
- a CDS encoding nucleotide pyrophosphohydrolase, with the protein MTKYQILSRRIGAFAKTRDWAPFRTPKNTAMTLSVEAGALVENFLWLTQEESVDMAPGKRLAVKDEMADVFICLVRLADQMGVGLYAAAESKIGDCERRFRGGERRSGGRKTRGGRGVIVAGAPRGCLAHLSRAQFLRI; encoded by the coding sequence ATGACGAAGTACCAGATTCTCTCGCGCCGCATTGGCGCGTTCGCCAAGACCAGGGATTGGGCACCGTTCCGGACGCCGAAGAACACGGCGATGACGCTGAGTGTCGAGGCCGGCGCGTTGGTGGAGAATTTCCTGTGGCTGACGCAGGAGGAATCCGTCGATATGGCGCCGGGCAAGAGGCTGGCGGTGAAGGATGAGATGGCGGATGTGTTTATCTGCCTGGTGAGGTTGGCGGATCAGATGGGGGTTGGTTTGTATGCGGCGGCGGAGAGTAAGATTGGGGATTGCGAGAGGCGGTTTCGGGGCGGGGAAAGGCGGAGCGGTGGCAGGAAAACAAGGGGAGGGCGAGGCGTGATCGTCGCCGGCGCGCCACGGGGTTGTTTGGCGCACCTCTCGCGCGCTCAGTTCCTGCGAATATGA
- a CDS encoding LysR family transcriptional regulator — MNRPDLNLLFTLDALLSEGSVARAAVRLGLSPSAMSRSLARLRTETGDPLLVRAGRGLVPTPRALQLRSEIGPLVDAAEAALRPVALLDVSQLDRTFTLRASEGFVENFGAALLTRVAAEAPHVRLRFVARPRSGPGSGDVALRDAGVDLDIGVVGPATGPEVRTQALFRDRFVGVVGTGHPLSGRGRVTLARYAAARHVSVARRASAGFGPVDEALVAAGVERDITVVVGGFGAALALARGAELVATVPERHTGCLREGLVTFALPFAVEEVTVAMMWHPRLEADGGQGWLRGCVREVCGGG; from the coding sequence ATGAACCGCCCCGACCTGAACCTCCTGTTCACCCTCGACGCCCTGCTCTCCGAAGGCAGCGTGGCCCGCGCCGCCGTGCGCCTGGGCCTCAGCCCGTCTGCCATGAGCCGATCCCTGGCCCGCCTGCGCACCGAAACCGGCGACCCGCTCCTGGTCCGCGCCGGCCGCGGCCTGGTACCCACGCCGCGCGCGCTGCAGCTGCGTTCAGAGATCGGCCCCCTCGTCGACGCCGCCGAAGCGGCGCTGCGCCCGGTCGCCCTGCTCGATGTCTCGCAGCTCGACCGCACCTTCACCCTGCGCGCCAGCGAAGGCTTCGTGGAGAACTTCGGCGCGGCTTTATTGACGCGCGTGGCCGCCGAGGCCCCGCACGTGCGGCTGCGCTTCGTGGCGCGCCCGCGCTCGGGCCCAGGCTCGGGCGACGTGGCCCTGCGCGATGCGGGCGTCGACCTCGACATCGGCGTCGTCGGCCCCGCCACCGGCCCGGAGGTGCGCACGCAGGCGTTGTTCCGCGATCGGTTTGTGGGGGTGGTGGGGACGGGGCATCCGTTGTCTGGCCGCGGTCGCGTGACGCTGGCGCGCTACGCGGCGGCGCGGCATGTGTCGGTGGCGCGGCGGGCATCGGCGGGCTTTGGGCCGGTGGATGAGGCGCTGGTTGCCGCTGGTGTCGAGCGCGACATCACCGTTGTGGTTGGCGGGTTCGGCGCGGCCTTGGCGCTGGCGCGCGGGGCCGAGCTGGTGGCGACGGTGCCGGAGCGGCACACCGGATGCCTGCGCGAGGGGCTTGTGACGTTCGCGCTGCCGTTTGCGGTGGAAGAGGTGACGGTGGCGATGATGTGGCATCCCCGGTTGGAGGCGGATGGGGGGCAGGGGTGGTTGCGGGGGTGTGTCAGGGAGGTTTGTGGGGGGGGGTAG
- a CDS encoding type II toxin-antitoxin system HicA family toxin, giving the protein MNSHQRGTLAAIFESPTRADIVWDDIVSLLNGLGAEITEGRGSRVRVALNGRKAIFHRPHPKRETDRGAVKSVREFLIQAGVAP; this is encoded by the coding sequence ATGAACAGTCACCAGCGCGGGACCTTGGCGGCCATCTTCGAATCGCCCACGAGAGCGGACATTGTGTGGGACGACATCGTCTCGCTGCTGAATGGACTTGGCGCCGAGATCACGGAGGGCCGAGGGTCGCGCGTCAGGGTGGCGCTGAACGGTCGCAAGGCCATCTTCCACCGGCCCCACCCAAAGAGGGAAACCGACAGGGGCGCCGTGAAGTCGGTCAGGGAGTTCCTCATCCAGGCGGGAGTAGCGCCATGA
- a CDS encoding DUF2167 domain-containing protein: MLTVNSSLHSHVVRIAVVVVMALAACGAMAQTQEVEPQFDWMYGPMNCPLGGLATIDLPDGYQFLDGKGTRALLELMENPVNGQELGFVMPVPRDDEAEDWFVLFDYNPIGYVRDDDKNKLDADALLKSISEGTEQANEIRRKNGWAEIHVEGWRVPPYYDEKTHNLKWAIIGASDAGKTVNFSVRLLGRGGAMSADLVIDPEDLNRVLPEFEQLIEQFSFTSEHRYAAFREGDKVAKYGLTALVAGGAGAVAMKTGLLAKFWKLIVIGFLALMGSLKRVFGKLFSRRGGGQSRTLFVDSAPGNTSLIDAGHNNDGNDEPRNDNTGPPA, translated from the coding sequence ATGCTGACGGTCAATTCCAGTTTGCATTCACATGTCGTCCGGATCGCCGTCGTGGTCGTCATGGCGCTGGCTGCCTGCGGCGCAATGGCCCAGACTCAGGAAGTTGAGCCCCAATTCGACTGGATGTATGGCCCGATGAATTGTCCCCTTGGCGGGCTTGCGACCATTGACTTGCCTGACGGGTACCAGTTCCTCGACGGCAAGGGAACGCGTGCTCTTCTTGAATTGATGGAGAATCCCGTCAATGGCCAGGAATTGGGATTTGTGATGCCAGTCCCGCGTGACGACGAGGCGGAGGACTGGTTCGTGCTCTTTGATTACAATCCCATTGGGTATGTGCGCGACGACGATAAGAACAAGCTCGATGCTGATGCACTCCTGAAGAGCATCAGCGAGGGTACGGAGCAGGCCAACGAGATCCGACGCAAGAATGGCTGGGCGGAGATCCACGTTGAAGGATGGCGGGTTCCGCCGTACTACGACGAGAAAACGCACAATCTGAAGTGGGCGATAATCGGCGCTTCGGACGCAGGCAAGACCGTGAACTTCTCGGTCCGGCTCCTGGGGCGTGGCGGCGCCATGAGCGCCGACCTGGTGATCGATCCAGAGGACTTGAACCGGGTACTGCCGGAGTTCGAGCAACTCATCGAGCAGTTCAGCTTCACATCCGAGCACCGGTACGCGGCGTTTCGTGAAGGCGACAAGGTCGCCAAGTACGGCCTTACCGCCCTCGTGGCCGGAGGCGCCGGCGCCGTGGCCATGAAGACAGGCCTACTGGCCAAGTTCTGGAAGCTCATCGTCATTGGCTTCCTGGCACTCATGGGCTCACTCAAGCGCGTTTTCGGGAAGTTGTTCTCGCGGCGCGGCGGGGGCCAATCGCGCACGCTCTTTGTAGACAGCGCCCCGGGCAATACGAGCCTGATCGACGCTGGTCACAACAATGACGGAAATGACGAGCCGAGAAATGACAATACGGGTCCCCCTGCATGA
- a CDS encoding phosphatase PAP2 family protein, producing the protein MNVRGAATILTLAALLALPPATAHAASPFPYNLRTGREAALAATGTSLLLTSLILAHDNTPLTPAELAALDVAALPSIDRAATRRWSPGAAKASDRLVTTLTIAPLAVAAVGPGRERGGRVALMYAETMLLSGGATALLKHAVARPRPFTYNDDARIDPALRLSGMARRSFPSGHTAQSFAAMVFLATVHGKLQPRGEGWVWAGCLGAAATVGWLRYEAGYHFPTDILAGAAIGATAGWLVPHLHELADDGTTAAPVEGARIGVGFGF; encoded by the coding sequence ATGAACGTGCGTGGCGCCGCAACCATCCTCACATTGGCCGCACTGCTGGCGCTCCCGCCCGCCACCGCGCACGCCGCCTCGCCGTTCCCCTACAACCTGCGCACCGGCCGCGAGGCCGCGCTCGCCGCCACCGGCACCAGCCTCCTGCTCACCAGCCTGATCCTCGCGCACGACAACACGCCGCTCACGCCGGCGGAGCTGGCCGCGCTCGATGTCGCAGCGTTGCCGTCGATCGACCGCGCCGCCACCCGCCGCTGGTCGCCCGGCGCGGCGAAGGCCAGCGATCGCCTCGTGACGACACTCACCATCGCGCCGCTCGCCGTTGCTGCGGTCGGTCCCGGTCGCGAGCGCGGCGGCCGCGTGGCGCTCATGTATGCCGAGACGATGCTCCTCTCGGGCGGCGCCACGGCGCTGCTCAAGCACGCTGTCGCGCGGCCGCGGCCGTTCACGTACAACGACGACGCGCGCATCGACCCGGCGCTGCGCCTGTCGGGCATGGCGCGGCGCTCGTTTCCTTCGGGCCACACGGCGCAGTCGTTCGCGGCGATGGTCTTCCTTGCCACGGTGCACGGGAAGCTGCAGCCGCGCGGTGAGGGCTGGGTCTGGGCGGGATGCCTGGGCGCGGCGGCCACCGTGGGCTGGCTGCGTTACGAGGCGGGGTACCACTTCCCGACCGACATCCTGGCGGGCGCGGCGATCGGCGCCACGGCGGGATGGCTGGTGCCGCATCTGCATGAGCTCGCTGATGACGGCACAACCGCCGCGCCGGTGGAAGGCGCGCGCATCGGCGTCGGCTTCGGGTTCTGA
- a CDS encoding helix-turn-helix domain-containing protein, protein MRISFTIPKYPRSPALPSPQPDPIQPTEAEIRLAADAVRELARFLEADLPIQVPGLDRPVVLPTAAVRLLVELLATMAEGHAVTLIPVHAELTTQQAADLLGVSRPFLVKELESGRLAHRKVGTHRRVLFRDLMAYKRAHEATRVEALGELAGQAQDLDLGYGE, encoded by the coding sequence ATGCGAATCTCCTTTACCATCCCGAAATACCCAAGGAGCCCCGCCTTGCCCTCCCCGCAACCCGATCCCATCCAGCCCACCGAAGCGGAGATCCGCCTCGCCGCCGACGCGGTTCGTGAGCTGGCACGCTTTCTGGAAGCTGACCTTCCCATCCAGGTGCCTGGCCTCGACCGCCCCGTGGTGCTTCCCACCGCGGCCGTGCGCCTGCTGGTCGAGCTGCTCGCCACCATGGCGGAAGGACATGCCGTGACCCTGATCCCCGTCCACGCCGAACTCACCACCCAGCAGGCCGCCGACCTTCTCGGCGTTTCCCGCCCGTTCCTGGTCAAGGAACTGGAGTCGGGCCGCCTGGCCCACCGCAAGGTCGGCACGCATCGCCGCGTTCTGTTCCGCGACCTCATGGCCTACAAGCGTGCGCACGAGGCCACGCGCGTGGAGGCGTTGGGGGAGCTGGCGGGACAGGCGCAGGATCTGGATCTGGGATACGGGGAGTGA
- a CDS encoding T9SS type A sorting domain-containing protein: MPFALEQNSPNPFNPSTSIGFSLPTTAPVSLGIYDLSGKLVRNLIAGQVMGPGHLEKVWDGRNDSGRLVPTGVYFCKLTADGRVNVRRMALVK, encoded by the coding sequence CTGCCTTTCGCACTCGAGCAGAACAGCCCCAACCCGTTCAATCCGTCGACATCTATCGGGTTTAGCCTGCCAACTACCGCCCCCGTGAGTCTTGGGATCTACGATTTGTCTGGCAAATTGGTTAGGAATCTCATTGCCGGGCAGGTAATGGGGCCAGGTCATTTGGAGAAGGTATGGGATGGACGGAACGACTCGGGTCGTTTGGTGCCGACAGGTGTCTACTTCTGCAAGTTGACCGCTGACGGTCGTGTGAACGTTCGTCGTATGGCATTGGTGAAGTGA
- a CDS encoding trypsin-like peptidase domain-containing protein, whose protein sequence is MHNLASMLGYLLVAALSCMNALADTGQELARQTLPHVITIRMFNAQAQETGLGSGFWLGGGEVVTNAHVVAGGAWAEIHSLEGQLIGTAPYAILLDSPNDLVVLAVPNGRMGGLGLADGDPSVGTAVWAFGAPLGLDGTVSSGIISATRDIDGRRLLQMTVPISSGSSGGPVVDAVGNVVGVAGWHDARRSESQFCDSR, encoded by the coding sequence ATGCACAATCTAGCCAGCATGCTCGGATACTTGCTTGTGGCCGCTCTTTCCTGCATGAATGCGCTGGCAGACACGGGACAAGAATTGGCTAGGCAGACGCTTCCACACGTTATCACGATTCGCATGTTTAATGCGCAGGCTCAGGAGACCGGTTTGGGAAGCGGCTTCTGGCTCGGTGGCGGAGAGGTGGTGACGAACGCACACGTTGTGGCCGGCGGCGCTTGGGCCGAGATCCATTCACTAGAAGGTCAGTTGATCGGTACCGCACCATATGCGATTCTACTCGACTCCCCGAACGATCTGGTAGTCCTGGCAGTACCAAACGGGCGGATGGGGGGTCTGGGGCTGGCCGATGGCGATCCTAGCGTTGGGACCGCCGTTTGGGCGTTCGGAGCCCCGCTAGGCTTGGATGGCACAGTATCGTCCGGAATCATTTCGGCAACACGGGATATCGACGGACGACGCTTATTGCAAATGACGGTTCCCATTTCGAGCGGATCGTCTGGAGGCCCTGTGGTCGACGCCGTCGGAAACGTAGTCGGCGTCGCGGGTTGGCATGATGCGCGAAGGTCAGAATCTCAATTTTGCGATTCCCGTTAG
- a CDS encoding DUF3224 domain-containing protein: MTATGAFDVKMIPQPADGEAAGPFGRLLLDKQYHGALTAVSRGQMMAFQSATEGSAGYVALEQVTGTLDGRRGSFVLQHEGLMTRGTPTRLQVTVVPDSGTDELAGLAGELDIIFAEDGHRYELRYTLERP; this comes from the coding sequence ATGACCGCCACCGGCGCCTTCGACGTGAAGATGATTCCCCAACCCGCCGACGGCGAAGCCGCCGGCCCGTTCGGCCGCCTGCTGCTCGACAAACAGTACCACGGCGCGCTCACGGCCGTCAGCCGCGGCCAGATGATGGCCTTCCAGTCGGCGACCGAGGGATCGGCGGGGTACGTGGCGCTGGAGCAGGTCACCGGCACCCTCGACGGGCGCCGCGGCAGCTTCGTGCTGCAGCACGAGGGGCTCATGACGCGCGGTACGCCCACCCGCCTGCAAGTGACCGTGGTGCCGGACTCGGGGACCGACGAACTGGCAGGACTGGCCGGCGAACTGGACATCATCTTCGCCGAGGATGGCCATCGCTACGAGTTGAGGTACACGCTGGAGCGGCCGTAG
- a CDS encoding type II toxin-antitoxin system HicA family toxin codes for MMSRADKLIERACRHPGSLTFGELERLAGLFGFHQVRQRGSHRIFKRPGHPYFNFQESGGMAKIAQVRQLLDYAHSQGWLDD; via the coding sequence ATGATGTCGCGCGCAGACAAGCTCATTGAACGAGCCTGCAGGCACCCTGGCTCACTCACGTTTGGAGAGCTGGAGCGGCTGGCAGGACTGTTCGGCTTCCATCAGGTCCGGCAGCGCGGCAGCCATCGCATCTTCAAGCGGCCGGGCCATCCGTACTTCAACTTCCAGGAGTCCGGCGGCATGGCGAAGATCGCGCAAGTAAGACAACTGCTCGACTACGCCCACTCCCAGGGCTGGCTCGACGACTGA
- a CDS encoding type II toxin-antitoxin system HicB family antitoxin has translation MMEYKGYMATVEFDADANLLHGRVVNTRDVITFQGRSVDEIQQAFIDSVEDYLEFCATRQEEPERPFSGKLLLRMSPELHRSVTICAAELGTSVNRWMVLQLEESVARNASPAPRERRPLPRYSFEASFGRSGGLPLTSSQSLIPLSAFSRRSDDSGPSLTVQTTEYMSQHPNNVLSFACEENLNVS, from the coding sequence ATGATGGAGTACAAGGGTTACATGGCGACCGTCGAGTTCGACGCGGACGCGAACCTGCTCCACGGACGTGTGGTCAACACGCGGGACGTGATCACGTTTCAAGGCAGGTCCGTGGATGAGATCCAGCAGGCGTTCATCGATTCGGTCGAGGACTACCTCGAGTTCTGCGCAACGCGCCAGGAGGAACCCGAGCGGCCCTTCTCCGGGAAACTGCTGTTGCGAATGTCTCCGGAGCTCCATCGATCCGTCACCATCTGCGCCGCAGAATTGGGGACGAGCGTCAACAGGTGGATGGTCCTGCAACTCGAGGAATCGGTCGCCCGCAATGCATCACCGGCACCGCGCGAGCGCCGGCCACTACCACGCTACAGCTTTGAGGCCTCGTTTGGGCGCAGTGGCGGCCTGCCGCTCACGTCATCGCAGTCCCTGATTCCGCTGAGTGCGTTTTCCCGGAGATCAGACGATTCAGGACCGTCACTGACAGTCCAGACCACCGAGTACATGTCACAACATCCAAACAACGTGCTTTCGTTCGCATGCGAGGAGAACCTGAATGTCAGCTGA
- a CDS encoding helix-turn-helix transcriptional regulator, whose product MKLTNHLKQHRARLDLTQEDLAAAVGVRRQTILAIEKGKYVPSALLAFTLADALGMPVTDLFELVEGGDDDDDA is encoded by the coding sequence ATGAAACTCACCAACCACCTGAAACAGCACCGCGCCCGCCTCGATTTGACCCAGGAAGACCTGGCCGCCGCCGTCGGTGTGCGCCGCCAGACCATCCTGGCCATCGAGAAGGGCAAGTACGTGCCCTCGGCCCTGCTCGCGTTCACGCTGGCCGACGCCCTGGGCATGCCCGTCACCGACCTGTTCGAGCTCGTCGAGGGAGGGGATGACGATGATGACGCGTGA
- a CDS encoding protein-export chaperone SecB has product MSAEATESRSEPGIRLVAGPELTMLEVRKEDAVREFASDHQVEFKLNLGLNRLATNVLGVELSVQITNLPGVTLAVAYRSVIEIDNPPVDPDALASALKQVGGRVAPSLMYPFIREALVSSLLRAQLPAFVPPIVNFANVFDLATLAVPEARQAGT; this is encoded by the coding sequence ATGTCAGCTGAAGCCACAGAGAGCAGGAGCGAACCGGGCATCCGTCTCGTGGCCGGCCCGGAACTCACCATGCTCGAAGTTCGCAAAGAGGACGCGGTGCGGGAGTTTGCGTCCGACCATCAGGTCGAGTTCAAGCTCAATCTCGGGTTGAATCGCCTCGCCACGAATGTCCTAGGCGTAGAGCTGTCGGTGCAGATCACGAATCTACCGGGGGTAACGCTTGCGGTGGCCTATCGATCCGTCATCGAGATCGACAACCCGCCCGTGGACCCAGACGCCCTGGCGAGTGCACTGAAGCAGGTCGGCGGTCGTGTGGCCCCCAGCCTGATGTATCCGTTCATTCGCGAAGCGCTCGTGTCTTCGCTGCTGAGAGCCCAGCTTCCCGCGTTCGTGCCGCCCATTGTCAATTTCGCGAACGTGTTCGATCTGGCGACGTTGGCCGTGCCTGAGGCGCGCCAGGCCGGGACCTAG
- a CDS encoding ImmA/IrrE family metallo-endopeptidase gives MVRLLHATAQDQPGAIDPARLLSFLGLDFLPVDFATALRDVLPDDARTARALLSSPDHLVAVDAALDPQWVRFSTLHEIAHYVLQDHRHALYLCDAEGLSHRARLDFEVQANLFAADLLFKGHYFTVEAQALPVSAATVKALALKYQASFEATARRLVEKHHAPVMLVVCERQADRSVIDASQSAVWRVKYCSASTSFRTRWFARVEGEAPAEIAAALSTGGRDLADSIVVEMPLAGDAGGAFRVEWYFDQGHVMGLAMPTKGGA, from the coding sequence ATGGTGCGCCTGCTGCACGCCACTGCGCAGGACCAGCCGGGCGCCATCGACCCGGCCCGCCTGCTATCGTTCCTGGGCCTGGATTTCCTGCCGGTGGATTTCGCGACGGCGCTTCGCGACGTCCTTCCCGACGACGCCCGCACCGCGCGCGCGCTGCTGTCGTCTCCCGACCACCTGGTCGCCGTCGATGCCGCGCTCGACCCGCAGTGGGTGCGCTTCAGCACCCTGCACGAGATTGCCCATTACGTGCTGCAGGATCATCGCCACGCGCTCTACCTCTGCGATGCCGAAGGACTCAGCCACCGGGCGCGCCTCGACTTCGAAGTGCAGGCCAACCTTTTCGCCGCCGACCTGCTGTTCAAGGGCCATTATTTCACGGTGGAGGCGCAGGCCCTGCCGGTATCGGCCGCGACGGTCAAGGCGCTGGCGCTGAAGTACCAGGCCTCATTCGAAGCGACAGCACGCCGCCTGGTGGAGAAGCACCATGCCCCGGTCATGCTGGTCGTCTGCGAGCGACAGGCAGATCGCTCGGTCATCGACGCGTCCCAGTCCGCAGTCTGGCGGGTGAAGTACTGCTCGGCGTCGACGTCGTTCAGGACGCGATGGTTCGCCCGCGTTGAAGGCGAGGCGCCCGCCGAAATCGCCGCGGCGCTGTCGACCGGCGGGCGCGACCTCGCCGACTCGATCGTGGTGGAGATGCCGCTGGCGGGGGATGCGGGCGGAGCGTTCAGGGTCGAGTGGTACTTCGATCAGGGCCATGTCATGGGGCTCGCGATGCCGACGAAGGGTGGGGCTTAG